One Pectobacterium polaris DNA window includes the following coding sequences:
- a CDS encoding P-loop NTPase family protein, whose amino-acid sequence MSDALYLQDDIAENAAASRQTERKSSLNIQDILEKNLSRLIQSIIKAEKLKNTANRVDGLIIGTGEADFTKGNTRYTLHIDDKTFQLVDVPGIEGNESRYVHQVKEAIAEAHMVVYVNGTNKKPETATAEKIKSYLEYGTQVYPLVNVRGFADAYEFEEDRQDLAQQGGAGEALQQTVGVLAPVLGQDVLLPGNCVQGLMAFSALACDDITLSTTIHPSRHHNLAAQQKHYFKHFPTRQEMLDFSQVNAVAHVIRSKAATFREDIVESNKGKVRESLGQYLQVLKEQLTSHRTFLKTTEPEFEKCHVAFRNAIAAFERRIVNNRRNRWNTFFNELMDKSDDIVEDDFGDSEAISRRINQEFKTRRTHVEQLMLEDTEEGVKALQEQMLQAVTRLLEDIKHVEFQQRVSFDRHGGFDFGSDIELGYDLGLGDFGSMVFKIGGYALTGGTIGSAFPVIGTAIGAIAGVLVGVVMTVVGFFTSKSSKIRKAQGKVRDRLESARDKALHGVSDEASKLVEAIEKELQGSLLQKVNEMHTALQRPISIFEEQIMRITKLKNQLEKMPYGTIQTVQY is encoded by the coding sequence ATGAGCGATGCATTGTACCTTCAGGATGATATTGCTGAAAATGCTGCCGCTTCCAGGCAAACAGAAAGGAAATCATCGCTCAATATTCAAGATATACTGGAAAAAAACCTATCGCGTCTTATTCAGTCGATCATTAAGGCTGAGAAATTAAAAAACACGGCGAACCGAGTAGATGGGTTAATTATTGGTACTGGTGAGGCAGATTTTACCAAAGGGAATACTCGCTATACCTTACATATTGACGATAAAACCTTTCAACTGGTCGATGTGCCGGGCATTGAGGGGAATGAGTCGCGCTATGTGCACCAAGTGAAAGAAGCCATCGCTGAAGCGCACATGGTGGTTTACGTCAATGGAACCAACAAAAAGCCGGAAACGGCCACCGCCGAAAAGATAAAATCCTACCTTGAATACGGCACGCAGGTTTATCCGCTTGTAAACGTGCGCGGTTTTGCTGATGCCTATGAGTTTGAGGAGGATAGACAGGATCTTGCGCAGCAGGGAGGTGCCGGAGAAGCGTTGCAACAGACTGTTGGCGTGCTTGCGCCGGTGTTGGGGCAGGACGTGCTGTTGCCTGGAAATTGTGTCCAAGGGCTAATGGCTTTCTCCGCGCTGGCTTGTGATGACATTACGCTGAGTACCACCATTCATCCCTCTCGGCATCATAATCTCGCTGCACAGCAGAAGCACTACTTTAAGCATTTTCCCACCCGCCAGGAGATGTTGGATTTCAGCCAGGTGAATGCGGTTGCACACGTTATTAGAAGTAAGGCTGCCACCTTTCGAGAAGATATTGTCGAGAGCAACAAAGGTAAAGTGCGCGAGTCGCTTGGTCAGTATTTGCAGGTTCTCAAAGAACAGTTAACCAGTCACCGAACATTCCTGAAAACTACAGAACCTGAATTTGAAAAATGCCATGTAGCGTTCAGAAACGCGATTGCTGCGTTTGAGCGCCGAATTGTGAACAATCGTCGTAACCGCTGGAACACCTTTTTCAATGAGTTGATGGATAAAAGCGACGATATTGTTGAAGACGATTTTGGTGATAGCGAGGCGATCTCTCGGCGTATTAATCAGGAATTTAAAACGCGACGTACCCACGTCGAACAACTGATGCTGGAGGATACCGAGGAGGGGGTTAAGGCGTTGCAGGAGCAGATGCTTCAGGCGGTTACCCGCCTGCTGGAAGACATTAAGCATGTCGAGTTTCAGCAACGTGTCAGTTTTGATCGTCATGGTGGGTTCGATTTTGGCAGCGATATTGAGCTGGGCTACGACCTTGGGTTAGGTGATTTTGGTTCAATGGTCTTTAAAATCGGCGGCTATGCGCTAACTGGCGGTACGATCGGCAGCGCATTTCCTGTCATTGGTACGGCCATCGGTGCCATCGCAGGGGTGCTGGTCGGCGTGGTCATGACCGTTGTCGGATTTTTTACCAGTAAGTCTTCAAAAATTCGCAAGGCCCAGGGGAAAGTTCGCGACAGGCTGGAAAGTGCGAGGGATAAGGCATTACATGGCGTCAGTGATGAAGCTAGCAAGTTGGTTGAGGCTATTGAAAAAGAGCTTCAGGGCAGCCTGCTACAGAAAGTGAACGAGATGCACACGGCGTTGCAGCGGCCAATTTCGATTTTCGAAGAGCAAATCATGCGAATCACAAAACTAAAAAATCAACTGGAGAAGATGCCTTATGGAACAATTCAAACAGTTCAGTATTGA
- a CDS encoding PDDEXK-like family protein, with amino-acid sequence MANFTFKQYKVVCMEIINTALVDWLPAFFKQWPKGVLSTGKTPKNKINIDPDQLKHFFSNLTEPLKAVQHRSLSFDPWNIAGLKRNEVRNSAVLAWLLNPEGTHGFGAKPLNTLLKSIRTSENTIFPPNFERYCRVGVETTPNGDNGNRVDIEIDAGNFFLLIEVKIDAYEQDQQIARYCQDAEKRAGGRPWAVVFLTPHGGNPLSGDVETNHYISCLSWRNFAKKVESSMQEHYRNTFTAKNMSPTQQMAAHAAFCFLEHMRQF; translated from the coding sequence GTGGCGAATTTCACTTTTAAGCAATATAAGGTTGTTTGTATGGAAATAATAAATACCGCATTGGTTGATTGGCTACCCGCCTTTTTTAAGCAATGGCCGAAAGGTGTTTTGAGTACAGGAAAAACGCCGAAAAACAAGATCAATATCGATCCAGACCAGTTAAAACACTTTTTCAGTAACCTGACAGAACCGCTTAAGGCGGTACAGCATCGTTCACTCTCTTTTGACCCTTGGAATATAGCAGGTCTTAAACGAAACGAGGTTCGTAATTCTGCCGTACTCGCGTGGTTACTTAATCCAGAGGGAACACATGGCTTTGGAGCAAAGCCGTTAAACACGTTGTTGAAATCGATACGAACATCAGAAAATACTATTTTCCCTCCAAATTTTGAACGTTATTGTCGAGTGGGTGTTGAAACCACTCCCAACGGGGATAATGGCAATCGTGTTGATATTGAAATAGACGCTGGCAATTTCTTTTTACTAATTGAGGTAAAAATCGATGCTTACGAGCAGGATCAACAAATAGCGCGTTATTGCCAGGATGCGGAAAAGCGGGCTGGGGGGCGTCCTTGGGCTGTTGTTTTCTTAACACCACATGGTGGCAACCCTCTCAGTGGTGACGTTGAGACCAATCATTATATCTCTTGCCTTTCCTGGCGAAATTTTGCCAAAAAAGTTGAATCTTCAATGCAGGAACATTACCGAAACACGTTTACCGCTAAAAATATGTCGCCTACGCAGCAAATGGCCGCTCATGCTGCATTTTGTTTTCTTGAACATATGCGCCAATTTTAA
- a CDS encoding helix-turn-helix transcriptional regulator, whose amino-acid sequence MKDNTSKKYDLLIERLCETFGALYQGKVIDRSWLCEKFGVTERTAYRDLARLSHLLEEVSVGRYKLSGHLLPALHTGHLAEFASFAGVAHIFPHNDGRSLRNQMKKGENITIHGAGSRDNRQFSELMNALDKAITARQTITCDYRGKSRVIQPYRLINHYGLWYLAAVDEGLLKAFELARIERPTVMDKSFCTNPAVIQELNESIGIRFGKRLEATLWVSAHAATYVTRRPLFPEQRVAQTHSDGSLTLITEISDKHTLFRWLRYWLPDIRILSPTSLKEAFSTDFCARAATHAESEPTTVLR is encoded by the coding sequence ATGAAAGACAACACGAGCAAAAAATACGATCTACTTATTGAACGTCTGTGTGAAACGTTTGGTGCTTTATATCAGGGAAAGGTGATCGATAGATCCTGGCTCTGTGAGAAGTTTGGTGTAACGGAGCGCACGGCGTACCGTGATTTAGCCAGGTTGTCGCATCTTTTGGAGGAAGTCTCGGTCGGGCGCTACAAACTCAGCGGGCATTTGCTTCCCGCATTGCATACCGGCCACCTCGCTGAGTTTGCCAGCTTTGCTGGCGTTGCCCATATCTTTCCCCATAACGATGGGCGATCGCTACGTAACCAAATGAAAAAAGGCGAAAATATCACTATTCATGGGGCAGGAAGCCGGGATAATCGTCAGTTTAGCGAACTAATGAATGCACTTGATAAAGCCATTACCGCTCGTCAGACAATAACCTGCGACTATCGTGGTAAATCCCGTGTTATTCAACCCTACCGCCTGATTAACCACTATGGGCTATGGTATCTAGCCGCAGTAGATGAAGGGCTCCTGAAGGCGTTTGAACTGGCGCGCATTGAGCGACCAACTGTGATGGATAAATCTTTTTGTACGAACCCTGCTGTGATACAGGAACTCAATGAGAGCATCGGCATTCGCTTTGGCAAGCGTCTTGAAGCCACGTTGTGGGTTTCCGCTCATGCTGCTACTTATGTTACACGACGCCCGCTTTTCCCTGAGCAGCGCGTCGCGCAAACCCATTCGGACGGAAGTCTGACGCTTATCACCGAGATTAGCGATAAGCACACACTATTTCGCTGGCTACGCTACTGGTTACCCGATATTCGCATATTGTCCCCGACTTCGCTGAAGGAGGCGTTCAGTACGGATTTCTGTGCGCGCGCGGCAACTCATGCCGAGAGTGAACCAACCACTGTTTTACGCTAA
- a CDS encoding LeoA/HP0731 family dynamin-like GTPase, whose product MEQFKQFSIEKQAAIGSLLKLRGMLETLGEMEMDVGDDLQKISSAIASVESDVLRIALLGAFSDGKTSVIAAWLGKIMEDMNISMDESSDRLSIYKPEGLPGQCEIVDTPGLFGDKEREIDGKQVMYEDLTKRYISEAHLIFYVVDATNPLKESHSSVAKWILRDLNKLSSTVFIINKMDEVTDLTDQTLFDEQAAIKKDNLKGKLQRAANLNAAELAQLNIVCIASNPNGRGLPFWFNKPEHYESRSRINDLKNTAADILKTNVPGVLLAKTGMDVVKDIVNQRVTQARQQLNELNTFVEKNDEDTLRFRNDITQSRTEVKRLAGELYEELNLMENQLMSQLRPLELEDIRPFMDDELGYTEEGVGYKLHLRIKIAVDRFFDQSTAVTQRLSDDITRQLNSSESFLSNLGEGAFKSLGGAFKGVSKISPATIKTTIFAARDTIGQLTGYVYTFKPWQATKLAGGIAKWAGPAGAVFTIGSDLWDAYKAHEREREINEAKESLGKMIRDPFKDIYLILSSDEKMFAFFAPQIQNMEKVISDLTEKSNAIRQSQQKLGLLQGQLAQLSLPAPEQQPT is encoded by the coding sequence ATGGAACAATTCAAACAGTTCAGTATTGAGAAGCAGGCCGCAATTGGCTCGCTACTAAAACTGCGCGGTATGCTGGAGACTCTAGGCGAGATGGAGATGGACGTCGGCGACGATCTGCAAAAAATCTCGTCTGCTATTGCTTCCGTTGAATCTGACGTTCTGCGTATCGCCCTGCTGGGGGCCTTTTCCGATGGAAAAACCAGCGTTATCGCTGCCTGGCTCGGTAAGATCATGGAAGATATGAATATCTCAATGGACGAGTCTTCCGATCGGCTTAGTATTTACAAACCGGAAGGGCTGCCAGGCCAGTGTGAAATCGTGGATACGCCGGGGCTATTTGGTGACAAAGAGCGTGAAATCGACGGTAAACAGGTGATGTATGAAGATCTCACTAAACGTTATATTTCCGAAGCGCATCTGATTTTTTATGTTGTTGACGCCACCAATCCGTTGAAAGAGAGCCACAGCAGCGTTGCTAAATGGATACTGCGCGATCTTAACAAGCTTTCGTCAACCGTCTTCATCATCAACAAAATGGATGAAGTCACCGATTTGACCGATCAGACACTGTTTGACGAGCAGGCGGCGATCAAAAAAGACAATCTCAAAGGCAAATTGCAGCGTGCCGCTAACCTGAACGCAGCGGAACTCGCTCAACTCAATATCGTCTGTATTGCCTCTAACCCGAATGGTCGTGGTCTGCCTTTTTGGTTTAACAAACCAGAGCATTACGAGAGCCGCTCACGCATTAACGATCTCAAAAATACAGCCGCAGATATTCTGAAAACCAATGTCCCCGGTGTGCTACTGGCGAAAACCGGCATGGATGTGGTGAAAGATATTGTCAACCAGCGTGTAACGCAGGCTCGACAGCAGCTCAACGAACTGAATACTTTCGTCGAGAAAAATGACGAAGATACGCTACGTTTCAGAAACGATATCACCCAGAGCCGTACAGAGGTTAAGCGCCTGGCTGGTGAACTGTATGAAGAATTAAATTTGATGGAAAACCAGCTAATGAGCCAGCTGCGTCCGCTGGAGCTGGAAGATATTCGCCCCTTTATGGATGACGAACTAGGGTATACCGAAGAGGGCGTTGGCTATAAGCTCCACCTGCGTATTAAGATAGCGGTAGACCGCTTTTTTGACCAGTCTACCGCGGTGACGCAGCGTCTGTCGGACGACATTACCCGCCAACTGAATTCCAGTGAAAGTTTCTTAAGCAACCTCGGTGAAGGTGCGTTTAAATCTCTCGGCGGTGCCTTTAAAGGTGTGTCCAAAATTAGCCCAGCGACGATCAAAACGACCATTTTTGCCGCGCGTGACACCATTGGGCAATTAACCGGTTATGTCTATACGTTTAAGCCTTGGCAGGCAACCAAACTGGCTGGAGGCATTGCTAAATGGGCCGGTCCTGCGGGTGCCGTATTTACCATCGGTTCCGATCTCTGGGATGCGTATAAAGCGCATGAGCGTGAGCGGGAAATCAACGAGGCGAAAGAATCGCTTGGTAAAATGATCAGAGATCCGTTTAAAGATATTTATCTCATTTTGAGTTCGGATGAGAAGATGTTCGCTTTCTTCGCACCGCAGATTCAGAACATGGAAAAGGTCATCTCTGATCTGACGGAGAAAAGTAACGCCATCCGGCAAAGCCAGCAAAAGCTCGGTTTACTTCAGGGGCAGCTTGCGCAGTTAAGCTTGCCCGCCCCAGAGCAACAGCCAACCTGA
- the proA gene encoding glutamate-5-semialdehyde dehydrogenase → MLEQMGKAAKAASYQLAVLSTAQKDRALLTIADLLEAESATILAANALDLADARQNGMSEALQDRLLLTQDRLSAIASDVRQVCRLTDPVGQVIDGSMLDNGLKLERRRVPLGVVGVIYEARPNVTIDVASLCLKTGNAVILRGGKETYRTNAATVKVIQQALSQCGLPAAAVQAIESPDRELVNQLLKLDRYVDMLIPRGGAGLHKLCREQSTIPVITGGIGVCHIYADDSIDFDKALTVIESAKVQRPSACNSLETLLVNQQIADRFLPALSKKMAAAGVTLHASPSAMAYLTGGPANVVAVEEANYNDEWLSNDLNVTLVDDLDAAVAHIREHGTQHSDAILTRSLSNAERFVREVDSSAVYVNASTRFTDGGQFGLGAEVAVSTQKLHARGPMGLEALTTYKWIGYGDDLIRA, encoded by the coding sequence ATGCTTGAACAAATGGGTAAAGCGGCAAAAGCGGCCTCTTATCAGCTGGCGGTCTTGAGCACGGCTCAAAAAGACCGCGCGCTGCTGACGATTGCAGATTTGCTGGAAGCCGAGAGTGCGACGATTCTGGCGGCTAACGCGCTGGATTTAGCCGATGCGCGCCAAAATGGCATGAGTGAGGCGTTGCAGGATCGCCTGCTCTTAACGCAGGACAGACTGAGTGCGATTGCCAGCGATGTGCGTCAGGTCTGTCGCCTGACCGATCCGGTAGGGCAGGTGATTGACGGCAGCATGCTGGATAACGGGCTTAAGCTGGAGCGTCGCCGCGTGCCCCTCGGCGTGGTCGGTGTGATTTATGAAGCGCGCCCAAACGTCACCATTGATGTGGCGTCCCTGTGCCTGAAAACCGGTAACGCGGTGATTCTACGCGGTGGAAAAGAGACGTACCGCACCAATGCGGCGACGGTAAAAGTGATTCAGCAGGCGCTGTCGCAGTGCGGCCTGCCAGCCGCTGCGGTGCAGGCGATTGAAAGCCCGGATCGTGAGCTGGTCAATCAACTGCTGAAGCTGGATCGCTACGTGGATATGCTGATTCCGCGCGGTGGTGCAGGTCTGCATAAGCTGTGTCGTGAACAATCGACGATTCCGGTTATCACCGGGGGGATCGGCGTTTGTCACATCTATGCTGACGACAGCATAGATTTCGACAAGGCGCTGACGGTTATTGAAAGCGCCAAAGTGCAGCGCCCTAGCGCCTGCAACAGCCTGGAAACGCTGCTGGTCAATCAACAGATTGCCGACCGCTTCCTGCCAGCGCTGAGCAAGAAAATGGCGGCGGCAGGCGTTACGCTCCACGCTAGCCCTTCGGCGATGGCTTACCTGACCGGTGGTCCGGCAAATGTTGTCGCGGTGGAAGAAGCCAACTATAACGATGAATGGCTCTCTAACGACCTGAACGTTACGCTGGTGGACGATCTGGATGCGGCGGTTGCCCATATTCGCGAACATGGTACACAGCACTCTGATGCGATTCTGACGCGCTCCTTGAGCAATGCGGAACGCTTCGTGCGTGAAGTGGATTCCTCTGCGGTGTATGTCAACGCCAGTACGCGCTTCACCGACGGCGGCCAGTTCGGTCTGGGTGCGGAAGTGGCGGTCAGTACCCAGAAACTGCATGCGCGCGGCCCAATGGGACTGGAAGCGCTGACCACCTATAAGTGGATTGGTTATGGTGACGATTTGATTCGCGCCTAA